Sequence from the Helianthus annuus cultivar XRQ/B chromosome 13, HanXRQr2.0-SUNRISE, whole genome shotgun sequence genome:
CGATAAACCATACGATGAATAAACACCCACAGCTTCATCTGGATCCAGTTCAAGAAGATCTTTATCGAAATCTAGCATATCTTCTACTATAACCAAATTAAAAGAGAAAGATAAGTTTATAGATTCAGCGAAACTCTTCAGCCACTCACCTGTTTGCTCGGTTTCCTGTTTAAAATCAGTCCCGACAGCGGTTATTTTGAGATGCTCGACAGGACAATGGGGTTGCGATACGAGAGCTTGCATTAAAATCGTACATTGTACACCTTGTTTTAGAGTAAGATCAATAACATGCACATTTTTCGACCCGGATACGCCATCCACCAAAGCCTGCACTCCAGAAAAAAGACCCGCTTGGAATAAAGGTAATTTATCATAAATAAAGACAGAAGCCGGATTCGGTCTCATCAGTCTCCCCGCAAGATTTTCTACATGTTCCTTTCCTGACCCACATGTCGAAACTCTCCCGGTTTCTTTATTGATCTTCTCTCGTAAAGCTTTTGAAAAATAATGAACTACTCTTTGAACCGGGTTTCCCGAGCTACAAGACAATGTGTCGCACCAATCAAGAAGCTTGATCGATCGTTCAAACTGTTGTTGAGTGACTTTCTCTGCAGAAAGTAAAAGATTTACAATGAGTTGAACATCTTTGACTTCTTCATCAGAAAGGCCCGAGAATGAACTACCGTAAGGGTGGTTCATTATCAAAATGTTGTTCGTCGAAGTTGAATACGATTGTATGAACCTTTCTCCACCTAACCGAATAATCTCATTGGTTGACATCTTTGGGCCACTTGTTTCATGTTCAACTGCTTCTTCATGACTCTGTATTTGCGGTTTAATAAGCTCGGAATATTGAGATTCGATATCTGCAAGCTCCTGCATCATATGTTCATACGAAGGAAACGGTGGTGTGGTGTCGAGAAACAAGGTCTCTAAACTATGGAAGTATTTTGATGGTACATCTTCTACTTGATGATCTCCTGTTGAAAATGAAAACCCATGGGCCGTGTTATATTTTGTTCCTGAACCATCCCCTTCGTATAAGAGAGGCAGCGCTCCGCGactattgatttcttgattctggAAAACACCTTTAGAGTAGGTGTGAAGTCTTGTAAAGATAAGAGGATCAAAAGAAGGCATTTCATTCTATTTCTGAATGTTTTTTGGGAAGTCAGATAGGTATATATAACACTCACATTTTCACAAACAGGAGGCAAAACAACATACAGTATCAAGTTACATACATCAAGTTACATATCAGGACGGCGCCCATTTAAATTATTGTTGTTGATGACTGCAATGTTGGTTCGTTGTCAATTTCTACGCTGACTAAAATATTCAATTTTTTCGTTGACTTATTCATAGGATACTGCCAACAGAAGAAGGACACAAAGTTGCAGCAAAAGTTCAGGATGAATGCATCATATTCAACTAATAAATGCATAAAGTTTTTATTGCAAGTGCAAGACTAGAAGTtctataaacaaataaaaatttgAGCCTAAAGTTAGTAGAGATCGGTAGTTCTTTACGATGATTCTAATCTCTAAAGGCCCAAAATCGATTAGAATAGAAACACCAAAACACGAGATGAACGACTACACCTTTTATTATAAACCAAAGTACACCCTAAAACTCCTATATTATAGTAAACCCAAACTTAATCTTCAAGATACCTAATCCTATCTTTggaaactatttaatgttttacaattgtgtCATTTgtctgaggacatggtccaacATGTAGAATTAGGGTTAAAGACTTCTAGAGGATATTGCAGTAGGATCTTAGGTATATTTAGGGACGTAGATTTTTCTTATCTTTTAAGTGACTTTACAGGTGATTGCCTTCTTGTGTTTATACCCATATGATGTTGTATGCTATTATACATGTTTTACATTATATTGTGTCTCTCTCTGATCCCTTTCTTGGTATGTTGGTATGTTGTGTGTTGGTATACTCTCTGACCTCTTATTTCTGTATTATTTGACTTAGTGTGATGGTATGTTGTTtgttttggagccgagggtctctcagaaagcagcctctctatccctagggatgcAGGTAACAtctataagtagctttgctattagTGGGatatactgggtatggttgttgttgttgtttatcctttgttctttttcttctcagtttaattttcttctcaaatgaacctccccctatacATAATACATGTTTAATTTATTATCATGATGCGTTTTTTGTTCTCATGCCCTCGCTTTTTTTTGCCCTTTGCTCCTAGCCCCCATGTGAGGCCTATCACTAAAGTCGTCAGTAAAACCATACAACTCACCGCTAAAAGTGTATCACTTTTAGCGGCCACATCTTTAGCGGCGATATCCACCCTTTAGCACCGACTTGCTGTCAGCGACATAAGTTGCTGCTATTGCGATGTTTCTCAGGAGtgtatgcgccttgagtgcgcctaacgcctttaataactatcTTAAATACACTACCACATGAAAATAATTACCAAAAACTATACATAACCCGACCCAAACATTAACCCGTGAGTCCGTGACCCATATGTTAACACACCCTATTAAGTCATAGATTGCATGCATCATATATATAAAGTTAACACACCCGATTATGTCATAGATTGCATGCATCATATATAAATCTGTTATGTCTAATACGTGGGCCGTCAGGTTAAACAAGTCAGGAATCACTACAAAATTTCAAGAATTCAGTGTTAGATACTTTAATATAATTTCTATAAAAATCCATTCATCAAAAAGTGGGTTGATTTACAACCTGGCATGAATAAATAAACATAACAAGAAAGATGACCTCAAATACAAACAAATGAAGGTATAATCCAAAGTGTATGTTGCTTTCGTTGACATAGATCAATAGGTATATCCTTATTCCAAATCTCCGGATCTCTGGACTTGATCCCTAAAATAAATATGATaacaatgataataataataataaaaagacaatcatgttgatcagttctgatTGAAACATGATGGAAaacataaataaatgaaatatctGTGACAAGCAGACAATATCTGTGACAAGCAGACAGTCCAGCCAGGGGCGGAACAAAAGGCATGTGAGctgtagcacgggctacggctgaAGTCCGTATGCATAgtgtattttttatatatatttttttgggtTTATACAAAAGATGCCCCTAAAATAATACAAGGATACCCCTAAACAACCCAAACTTATAAAATAAGGGAGCCCAATTGAAACAATGACTCAATTGATTAGATAAGCTCAACTGATTAGATTAGCCCAAAAAAAACACAAAACTACATATGGCGGCATTCTTTCTTATCGTCGCTTAGGTTCTGGAAGAAAACCAAACCTCGCTGGTCATCCTTTACGCACTGGTCTACTGTTTTGCTACTACCAATAACACCGGTTTGATAAAAGAATCCACAATCCTGTTGTTTGCTGTTACGATAACACTGGTTTGGTCGTTCCGCCCCTGCTTTTTAAAGTAAAAGACGATGATGTGATTAAACGATTTTAAGCTATGAAAAAAAAGATAAATTTATTAGGGacttattttactttatttatttattgtcttttttaataatttatttattatcgcTTTTTAATATTGTTGATTGCACAATAAACATTTTTTTTGGGGATACCCCTGATTTAGttggctagttccgccactgagtccagcagagaatccagtcagagagaCAACCATTGAGTTTGCCATGATTGTCAgaatgatctggttcctccttagggtggaCGGTATGGTTGGGGTgagttagggtgtttgagttttcTCTACCCAATGATATAATTGATTCAAACACCCActcaattaaaaaataaaaaattttgattggttcttctctcctctctctcctctctctctcctccatccCTCCTTCTTCACCTTCGGTGTATAGTCACCGatttctctccctctctcctaCCCCCCACTCACCATTCAAACACTAGGGGTGATTCCCCACTCGGTAAACTTCTTCCCCGAAGCCACTCAAACATGCCATACCGACCACCCTTAGAGTGTAAAGTTATGATGATGAAAACCGAACTCTAGGGTTGAGTTCGTGAATGCTATGAAGAGAGAGGTGTGGAACGATTTTGATGATTATGATGTTATGATAATTGTCTAACCTCTTAGCTCTCTAGTTATCTCCTTAAATATACACCCAAGAGTAAatctaattagttaataaggctaatatggttcatcaacaattaccaactaattatgtAATaggtttttaatatattttgatctatataatataaatgattatatggctacaagattaaatattaaaacaataatatatttaatcttacgtTCTCCCACTTTGCCGAGTAATCATTAatcatgagtattagataagtctgatcaggagttaacgctcattttagccttaaaccaaGAACTGTAGCAGAGAAATATAGTTGTTGAAttattatgcgactcaggacccctaTTAGTCAGATTACAGCCTCAATTTAAAACTTaacagttatgatcaaaatatgcataagccctttagcgttcgatttgtatttatatttgtctatatgtcattacaccggcagaacatatgttagagacatacaaaatcaaactaagcaaattttattaattaaaacataagctagtacaatatgctattaaataaggtctttagtaaaTCTCATATTCAaaacatgttcttcgaaaactttaggtgggagacctttagtcatcggatccgcaatcatatttttagtactaatgtactcaatacaaagattattttcctcaactcgttcacgtaccaACAAATACTTCGTATCAAGATATAAActagctccagtcgaactgttactgttcgagaaactaacgacagctgagttatcacagtaaagctttaATGGTCTAcaaatggaattaacaattttgagtccagtgatcagattcctaagcaacattccatgacatgTTGCGTTGTGAACAACAATGTATtatgccatcattgtggaagttgtagtcAACTATTATTTTTGACTCTTCCATGAAATGGGTCaccctgctaacataaagatatagcccgaagtggatttcatgtcatctttgcatttggcaaagtcagaatcagaatagcctaccacttctaaatgatcacttcttctataagtcagtttatagtctttcgtcccttgcagatatcgaagtactttcttagctgctttccagtgatctaggccaggattagtttAATAACGGTCTAGCATTCAAGCAATATAAGCGATAACTGGGAGAGTatagact
This genomic interval carries:
- the LOC118485769 gene encoding DELLA protein GAIP-like — its product is MPSFDPLIFTRLHTYSKGVFQNQEINSRGALPLLYEGDGSGTKYNTAHGFSFSTGDHQVEDVPSKYFHSLETLFLDTTPPFPSYEHMMQELADIESQYSELIKPQIQSHEEAVEHETSGPKMSTNEIIRLGGERFIQSYSTSTNNILIMNHPYGSSFSGLSDEEVKDVQLIVNLLLSAEKVTQQQFERSIKLLDWCDTLSCSSGNPVQRVVHYFSKALREKINKETGRVSTCGSGKEHVENLAGRLMRPNPASVFIYDKLPLFQAGLFSGVQALVDGVSGSKNVHVIDLTLKQGVQCTILMQALVSQPHCPVEHLKITAVGTDFKQETEQTGEWLKSFAESINLSFSFNLVIVEDMLDFDKDLLELDPDEAVGVYSSYGLSSMIAQQDRLESLMKVIKSVDPRVMVMHEVAANLNSPNFVNRFIEGLFYFGALFDSLENYLGREDYSRSFTESMYFGKGIMNIVASEGAERVVRHVNINVWRMFFARFGMKEVEPSMSSLFQANLVVEKFLCESSCTFERDGDSLVICWKGIPVQSVSVWKF